The following are encoded together in the Anoplopoma fimbria isolate UVic2021 breed Golden Eagle Sablefish chromosome 9, Afim_UVic_2022, whole genome shotgun sequence genome:
- the LOC129096518 gene encoding ribosomal protein S6 kinase beta-2-like — protein MAGVFDIDLENEDISDAEDDVCDFTVMEPENVQTEEVELTSESVNRDSERVGPDYFELLTVLGKGAYGKVFQVRKVQGAHMGHIFAMKVLKKAKIVCNAKDTAHTRAEREILETVRHPFIVDLLYAFQTGGKLYLILECLSGGELFMQLEKEGIFMEDTACFYLGEITLALGHLHSNGIIYRDLKPENIMLNHQGHIKLTDFGLCKESIHDGSVTHTFCGTIEYMAPEILTRSGHNRAVDWWSLGALMYDMMTGSPPFTAENRKKTIDKILKCKINLPPYLTIDARDLIKKLLKKNPSQRLGSSKADCADIQKHPFFRHISWDELLDKTVEPPYKPQLQSDEDVSQFDTRFTRQTPVDSPDDTTLSHSAELAFAGFTYVAPSVLESLKEGFSFEPRPRAVRRHNSSPRTPISPLNFSSAGPFKSSTDGEPYLFSPTPPPAARVSPSLENGGASQPIRTPARNKKQKGQRR, from the exons ATGGCAGGAGTGTTCGACATAGACTTGGAGAATGAGGACATCAGTGACGCAGAG GATGATGTCTGTGACTTCACTGTGATGGAACCAGAGAA TGTgcagacagaggaggtggagttGACCAGTGAAAGTGTcaacagagacagtgagagagttGGACCTGACTATTTTGAGCTTCTTACTGTGCTGGGAAAAGGAGCCTATGGCAAg gTTTTCCAGGTGAGGAAGGTTCAAGGTGCTCATATGGGACACATATTTGCCATGAAGGTTCTGAAAAAG GCGAAGATAGTCTGTAATGCTAAAGACACGGCCCATACGCGAGCAGAGCGGGAGATCCTGGAGACGGTGAGACACCCGTTCATCGTGGATCTGCTCTACGCCTTCCAGACTGGGGGAAAACTCTACCTCATACTGGAGTGTCTGAGTG GAGGGGAGCTCTTCATGCAGCTAGAGAAGGAAGGCATCTTCATGGAGGACACTGCTTG TTTCTATCTAGGAGAGATCACATTGGCTCTCGGTCACCTCCACTCCAATGGGATTATTTACAGAGACCTCAAACCCGAAAACATCATGCTTAATCACCAAG gacACATCAAGCTAACCGACTTTGGCCTCTGTAAGGAATCCATTCATGATGGAAGCGTCACACACACCTTCTGTGGCACCATAGAGTACAT GGCTCCAGAGATCCTGACCAGGTCTGGTCACAACAGAGCAGTAGACTGGTGGAGCCTCGGGGCCTTGATGTACGACATGATGACCGGCTCA CCTCCATTCACAGctgaaaacaggaagaagacCATTGATAAGATATTGAAGTGTAAAATCAATCTGCCTCCATACCTGACCATTGATGCAAGGGACCTCATCAAGAAG CTGTTGAAGAAGAATCCATCCCAAAGACTTGGCTCCAGTAAAGCAGACTGTGCTGATATCCAG AAACATCCGTTCTTCAGGCACATCAGCTGGGATGAGCTGCTGGACAAGACAGTGGAGCCGCCGTACAAGCCACAGCTG CAGTCGGACGAGGATGTGAGCCAGTTTGACACCCGATTTACCAGACAGACACCAGTGGACAGTCCAGACGATACCACACTGAGCCACAGTGCAGAGCTCGCCTTTGCT GGTTTCACCTACGTGGCTCCATCGGTCCTAGAGAGTCTAAAAGAAGGATTCTCATTTGAGCCCCGACCACGAGCTGTACGCCGCCACAACAGCAGCCCCCGCACACCCATCAG TCCTCTGAACTTTTCCTCAGCGGGACCTTTCAAGTCCAGCACCGATGGAGAGCCATATCTTTTCTCTCCCACCCCTCCACCGGCGGCTCGGGTTTCTCCGTCACTGGAAAATGGAGGTGCCAGCCAGCCGATCAGGACACCTGCGAGGAACAAGAAGCAGAAGGGACAACGAAGATGA